The Cylindrospermopsis curvispora GIHE-G1 genome contains a region encoding:
- a CDS encoding FG-GAP repeat domain-containing protein, which yields MTSNNNNYSESSGLGVFSISKSGDLTTDLNTSFPINVSPEPLAEQPILPTTPPLGELPKIPISANPNPNPYLTSAAIVPDFNGDGKTDKMWVNVQTGEIFVRLMDGTRIVEQASLGQYDLKTWSYKTADFNSDNKTDFLLRNETTGENLVVLMDGTKVASFLMLDRVDPGWKAEIGDFNGDRKTDIFWRNTTTGQNAIWEMNGTKVVNATMLESRDVALTATIVDFDGNGKSDIFWRDSLTGANSAWFMNGTEVTNYDLQAQDGAWTTTLGDFNGDLKTDILWRNNTTGENKIWTMNGVFITEGVVNTLGQGWTANIGDFNGDGRTDIFWHNSSTGENTAWLMNGTSIQSEAFLPSNPPGLTASLGDFNGDGKTDIYWRDQQTGADKIWNMNGTIATETPVAELDRLTPEWYTA from the coding sequence ATGACCAGTAATAACAACAACTATTCAGAATCCTCCGGACTGGGAGTATTTTCTATTAGCAAATCAGGAGATTTGACGACAGATCTCAATACTTCCTTCCCTATTAATGTTTCTCCTGAACCCCTAGCAGAGCAACCCATATTACCTACCACACCACCATTAGGTGAACTGCCAAAAATACCTATTAGCGCTAATCCTAATCCCAATCCCTATTTAACCAGCGCCGCTATTGTTCCCGATTTCAATGGTGACGGTAAAACAGATAAAATGTGGGTGAATGTACAAACAGGTGAAATTTTTGTTCGTCTGATGGATGGTACAAGAATCGTAGAACAAGCTTCCTTAGGTCAGTACGATCTAAAAACTTGGAGTTATAAAACCGCTGATTTTAACAGCGATAATAAAACAGACTTCTTGTTGCGCAATGAGACCACAGGTGAAAACCTAGTGGTGTTGATGGATGGCACAAAAGTTGCCAGTTTCCTAATGTTGGATAGGGTAGATCCAGGTTGGAAAGCGGAAATTGGCGATTTTAATGGTGACCGTAAAACCGACATTTTCTGGCGCAATACCACTACTGGTCAAAATGCAATTTGGGAAATGAATGGTACTAAGGTTGTAAATGCTACTATGTTGGAATCAAGGGATGTGGCCCTAACAGCTACCATAGTTGATTTTGACGGTAATGGTAAAAGTGATATTTTTTGGCGTGATAGTTTAACTGGTGCCAATAGTGCTTGGTTTATGAATGGTACTGAAGTCACTAACTATGATTTGCAAGCTCAGGATGGCGCCTGGACTACCACTCTAGGAGACTTTAACGGTGATTTAAAAACAGATATTTTGTGGCGTAATAACACCACTGGTGAAAACAAAATTTGGACAATGAATGGTGTTTTTATCACTGAAGGAGTTGTCAACACTTTAGGTCAGGGTTGGACTGCTAATATCGGTGATTTTAATGGTGATGGTAGAACGGACATTTTCTGGCATAATAGTTCTACCGGAGAAAATACCGCTTGGTTAATGAATGGTACTAGTATTCAGTCTGAGGCCTTTTTACCCAGCAATCCCCCCGGTTTAACAGCTTCTCTTGGTGATTTTAATGGGGATGGTAAAACCGATATTTACTGGAGAGACCAACAAACTGGTGCAGATAAAATCTGGAACATGAATGGTACTATAGCTACTGAAACTCCTGTTGCTGAACTCGATAGGTTGACTCCAGAATGGTACACCGCATAG
- a CDS encoding anthranilate synthase component II, with product MIIVIDNYDSFTYNLVQYLGELAVEFPTAADVKVFRNDKITVEEIRELKPHGVVISPGPGRPEDAGISLDVIEKLGSSLPILGVCLGHQSIGKVFGGKVVAATELMHGKTSPVMHNSVGVFEGLESPITATRYHSLVIERETCPDILEITAWVEDGTVMGVRHKNYPHIQGVQFHPESVLTIAGKQLLSNFLRELDGN from the coding sequence GTGATTATAGTCATTGATAATTACGATAGTTTTACATACAACTTGGTGCAGTATTTGGGGGAGCTAGCAGTAGAATTTCCTACTGCTGCGGATGTAAAAGTTTTTCGTAACGATAAAATTACAGTGGAGGAAATTAGAGAATTAAAACCTCATGGCGTGGTGATTTCTCCTGGTCCTGGTCGTCCCGAAGACGCGGGGATTTCCCTGGATGTAATTGAAAAATTGGGTTCCAGCTTGCCAATTTTGGGTGTTTGTTTAGGTCATCAAAGTATTGGCAAAGTATTTGGGGGTAAAGTTGTTGCAGCAACAGAATTAATGCATGGCAAAACGTCTCCAGTAATGCACAACAGTGTGGGAGTATTTGAAGGATTAGAAAGTCCTATTACCGCTACAAGATATCATAGTTTAGTCATTGAGCGTGAAACCTGTCCCGACATATTAGAAATTACTGCTTGGGTAGAAGATGGAACAGTCATGGGAGTGCGACACAAGAATTATCCTCACATCCAAGGTGTGCAATTTCACCCAGAGAGTGTGTTAACCATAGCTGGTAAGCAGTTACTGTCTAATTTTCTCCGGGAGTTAGATGGTAATTAA
- a CDS encoding diacylglycerol kinase family protein: MFPKTSIPPTPPKRLPKIVSSEREFSWQIASNLLASFKYAWAGISYGFQTQRNFRIHVAACAFVIGLSIFLHLKPVEIAIISITSGLVLTLELVNTAIESLVDLTVKQTYHELAKVAKDCAAGAVLISAMVSLIVAVTLLLPPLLRLITTILSSEW; the protein is encoded by the coding sequence ATGTTCCCCAAGACTTCAATACCACCAACACCACCAAAGCGCTTACCAAAAATTGTATCTTCGGAAAGGGAGTTTTCTTGGCAAATAGCTTCTAACTTACTTGCCAGCTTTAAATACGCTTGGGCTGGCATCAGCTATGGTTTTCAGACCCAGCGTAACTTTCGGATTCATGTAGCTGCTTGTGCTTTTGTGATTGGTTTGAGTATTTTTCTGCATCTTAAACCGGTAGAAATAGCCATAATCAGTATTACAAGTGGTTTAGTTTTAACTTTGGAGTTAGTTAATACAGCCATTGAGTCCCTGGTGGATTTAACTGTTAAGCAGACCTATCATGAATTGGCGAAAGTGGCTAAAGACTGTGCTGCTGGTGCTGTGCTTATCTCAGCCATGGTATCACTAATAGTAGCAGTTACACTATTGCTTCCTCCTTTGCTACGTTTAATCACAACTATACTCTCATCAGAATGGTAG
- the ybeY gene encoding rRNA maturation RNase YbeY, with amino-acid sequence MSSQTQVQTQLQIELFVENSYDLNLTNQVSEDRWHIWFSQWLTLLAVELPRALSYEIGLQLTNNAQIQELNAQYRQKDQPTDVLAFAALENNFPYTEEMLASQPLYLGDIVISIDTAISQAEEREHSLTTELAWLSAHGLLHLLGWDHPDEKSLIEMLNKQSMLLKSVGIVSNI; translated from the coding sequence GTGTCCTCCCAAACCCAAGTACAGACTCAATTACAAATTGAGTTATTTGTTGAAAATAGTTACGACTTGAACTTGACTAATCAAGTATCAGAAGATAGATGGCATATATGGTTTAGCCAGTGGTTGACCCTGCTTGCGGTCGAACTACCACGGGCTTTGAGTTATGAAATCGGATTGCAGTTAACCAATAATGCCCAAATTCAAGAATTGAATGCCCAATATCGTCAGAAAGACCAACCAACAGATGTTTTGGCTTTTGCTGCACTGGAGAATAATTTCCCCTACACCGAGGAAATGCTAGCCAGTCAACCCTTATATTTGGGTGACATTGTCATATCTATAGATACCGCCATTAGTCAAGCTGAGGAGCGGGAACATAGTTTAACTACAGAGTTAGCTTGGTTGAGTGCCCATGGTTTATTGCATCTTTTGGGCTGGGATCATCCTGATGAGAAAAGTTTGATAGAGATGTTAAACAAACAATCAATGCTGCTAAAATCAGTTGGTATTGTTAGTAATATTTAA
- a CDS encoding DUF3285 domain-containing protein: MSNTPVNESKPSYVKLAMRNMVRKGGTSLKHFGLTTMGLLAVLVGLAYLTR; the protein is encoded by the coding sequence ATGAGTAACACCCCTGTAAACGAATCAAAACCTAGTTATGTGAAGCTGGCAATGCGAAACATGGTCAGAAAAGGTGGCACCTCCCTCAAACATTTCGGACTAACTACCATGGGATTGTTAGCTGTTTTGGTCGGTCTGGCATACCTCACTCGCTAA
- a CDS encoding flavin prenyltransferase UbiX, translating to MSNHIDKTNNDSNHSRPLIIGVSGASGLIYAVRALKFLLESDYSIELVASKSTYTVWQAEQNIRMPPEPIAQEQFWRSQAGVTSMGKLRCHPWSDVGAGIASGSFRSLGMIIIPCSMSTVAKLAVGLSSDLLERAADVQVKEGRKLVIVPRETPFSLIHLRNLTTLAETGVRVVPAIPAWYHNPKSIDDLVDFVVARALDQLDIDCIPIKRWQGHI from the coding sequence GTGTCTAATCACATTGATAAAACTAACAATGACAGCAATCATAGCAGACCCCTAATTATAGGAGTATCTGGAGCATCTGGTTTGATTTATGCTGTGCGCGCCCTCAAGTTTCTGTTAGAATCCGATTATAGTATAGAACTAGTTGCCTCTAAATCTACTTATACAGTTTGGCAAGCAGAGCAAAACATCCGTATGCCTCCGGAACCGATTGCTCAGGAGCAATTCTGGCGATCGCAAGCTGGTGTCACCTCCATGGGTAAATTACGTTGTCATCCCTGGAGCGATGTAGGTGCTGGTATTGCTAGTGGTTCTTTTAGGAGCTTAGGGATGATTATTATTCCTTGTAGCATGAGTACAGTAGCGAAACTAGCGGTAGGTTTAAGTTCCGATTTGCTAGAAAGAGCAGCAGATGTACAAGTTAAGGAAGGGCGCAAACTGGTAATTGTGCCCAGAGAAACACCCTTTAGCTTGATTCACCTGCGGAATTTAACTACCCTAGCTGAAACAGGGGTTAGGGTTGTCCCCGCCATCCCTGCTTGGTATCATAATCCTAAGAGCATAGACGATTTAGTAGATTTTGTGGTTGCTCGTGCTTTGGATCAATTGGACATTGATTGTATACCCATTAAGCGCTGGCAAGGTCATATTTAA